In one window of Mytilus galloprovincialis chromosome 6, xbMytGall1.hap1.1, whole genome shotgun sequence DNA:
- the LOC143079081 gene encoding uncharacterized protein LOC143079081 has protein sequence MKATLAIVAVLGLFALNCVSADGYGNGGGWSGYGNQGYGMGGYQGYGKSGGYQGYGKSGGYHGYSGYGKKGGYVDEITHYQPLPVYGGAMAGPYAGGYGGGLAGGIGGGMDDGLFGLGGGQNGALLMFFFLFLLLSNNNGGNGLFGR, from the exons ATGAAAGCCACACTTGCCATTGTCGCCGTCTTGGGTCTGTTTGCCCTGAACTGTGTTAGTGCTGATGGTTACGGCAATGGAGGTGGATGGTCCGGGTATGGTAATCAAGGATACGGAATGGGAGGTTACCAAGGATATGGCAAATCAGGTGGTTACCAAGGATATGGCAAATCAGGTGGTTACCATGGATACTCCGGATATGGAAAGAAGGGAGGCTACGTTGACGAAATCACACACTACCAACCGCTCCCAGTTTATGGAGGCGCTATGGCTGGTCCATATGCCGGTGGATATGGTGGAGGTTTGGCCGGTGGTATTGGTGGAGGGATGGACGATGGTCTGTTCGGACTAGGTGGAGGACAAAACGGAGCTCTTC tgatgttttttttcttgtttctccTTTTGAGCAACAACAATGGCGGCAATGGTCTATTCGGTCGTTAA